One Streptomyces coeruleorubidus DNA segment encodes these proteins:
- a CDS encoding penicillin-binding transpeptidase domain-containing protein: protein MTRHIRHAGVFCALLLVALLLNAARVQVVQAPEYDRSPANRRPDIARYQEPRGDILVDGRPVTGSKDTREHLRYERTYTDGPLYAPVTGFASQLYGTTLLEQAEDGILSGTHPMLAPFPLWNDFTRARSRGGDVVTTLDPAAQRAAYKGLAGRKGAVAALEPSTGRILALVSAPSYDPQPLSGNGAAATRAWRRLNADRDRPMLNRAVRQTYPPGSTFKVVTAAAALDAGVVKDLGAPTDSPDPYTLPGTRTRLTNASRGCRDASVREAFTLSCNTVFAKLGVEVGVTDMTATAQAFGFNDSALRVPFAVARSTFDTSLDKAQLALSSIGQYNTRATPLQMAMVAAAVANGGQLREPYLVERTTRPSGSTLATSGSRAVRQAMYPSTAVRLRALMREAVENGGGRRAAIRGAKVGGKTGTAQHGLGNSGMPYAWFVSWAQGDRDLAPRVAVAVVVEDAEAARGDISGGGDAAPIARAVMEAVLKSR, encoded by the coding sequence GTGACGCGGCACATCCGGCACGCCGGCGTCTTCTGCGCCCTGCTGCTGGTGGCGCTGCTGCTGAACGCCGCCCGCGTCCAGGTCGTCCAGGCCCCCGAGTACGACCGCAGCCCCGCCAACCGCCGCCCCGACATCGCCCGTTACCAGGAGCCGCGCGGCGACATCCTGGTCGACGGCCGGCCCGTCACCGGCTCGAAGGACACCCGCGAGCACCTGCGCTACGAACGGACCTACACCGACGGCCCGTTGTACGCGCCGGTCACCGGTTTCGCCTCCCAGCTGTACGGAACGACGCTCCTGGAGCAGGCCGAGGACGGCATCCTGTCCGGCACGCACCCGATGCTCGCGCCGTTCCCGCTGTGGAACGACTTCACGCGGGCACGCAGCCGCGGCGGCGACGTCGTGACGACCCTCGACCCGGCCGCACAACGGGCGGCGTACAAGGGACTCGCCGGGCGCAAGGGTGCGGTGGCGGCGCTGGAGCCGTCGACCGGCCGGATCCTGGCCCTGGTGTCCGCCCCGTCCTACGACCCCCAGCCGCTGTCCGGCAACGGGGCCGCGGCGACCAGGGCGTGGCGGCGGCTGAACGCCGACCGGGACCGACCGATGCTCAACCGGGCGGTACGGCAGACGTATCCGCCGGGCTCGACCTTCAAGGTCGTCACGGCGGCCGCCGCGCTGGACGCCGGCGTGGTCAAGGACCTCGGCGCGCCGACCGACTCCCCCGACCCGTACACCCTGCCCGGGACGCGGACCCGCCTGACGAACGCGTCCCGGGGCTGCCGGGACGCCTCCGTGCGCGAGGCCTTCACCCTCTCCTGCAACACGGTGTTCGCCAAGCTCGGCGTGGAGGTGGGGGTGACGGACATGACGGCCACGGCCCAGGCCTTCGGCTTCAACGACTCGGCGCTCAGGGTCCCCTTCGCGGTGGCACGGTCCACCTTCGACACCTCGCTCGACAAGGCCCAGCTCGCCCTGTCGTCGATCGGCCAGTACAACACCCGCGCCACACCGCTCCAGATGGCGATGGTCGCGGCGGCCGTCGCCAACGGCGGTCAGCTGCGGGAGCCGTACCTGGTGGAGCGCACGACGCGGCCGAGCGGCAGCACTCTCGCGACATCCGGCTCGCGCGCGGTCCGCCAGGCGATGTACCCCTCGACCGCGGTCCGGCTGCGCGCGCTGATGCGGGAGGCGGTCGAGAACGGCGGCGGTCGCCGGGCCGCGATCCGGGGCGCCAAGGTGGGCGGCAAGACCGGCACCGCCCAGCACGGCCTCGGCAACTCGGGCATGCCGTACGCCTGGTTCGTCTCCTGGGCGCAGGGCGACCGCGACCTGGCGCCGCGGGTGGCTGTCGCGGTGGTCGTGGAGGACGCGGAGGCGGCGCGCGGGGACATCAGCGGGGGCGGCGACGCGGCGCCGATCGCGCGGGCGGTGATGGAGGCGGTGCTCAAGTCCCGCTAA
- a CDS encoding FtsW/RodA/SpoVE family cell cycle protein produces the protein MSKAGITVATADPPAPAVRRLPRRRGIELALIVLAVLLSVYGYCAVGLAQHGTLPPGAAGYGAGLGVLALLAHLAVRLRAPHADPLLLPIGVLLNGLGLVLIYRLDLETPGDRAAPAQLVWSTLGVTLFILVVLLLRDHRVLQRYTYVCVVAALVLLTLPILFPAVNGARIWIRIAGFSIQPGEFAKVLLAVFFAAYLAANRNALAYTGRRIWKLRLPTGRVLGPIVAVWLVSVGVLVLERDLGTSLLFFGLFVVLLYVATGRTGWIAVGLLLAALGAVAVGRLEPHVHSRIETWLHPFASIDAGEGPNQLAQSLFAFAEGGMLGTGLGLGHSVLIGFAVKSDFILATAGEELGLAGLSAIFLLYGLLVERGYRAALAVREPFGRLLAVGLASLVALQVFVIAGGVTGLIPLTGMAMPFLAQGGSSVVTNWAIVALLVRVSDSARRQYDGPGTP, from the coding sequence ATGAGCAAGGCCGGAATCACCGTGGCGACGGCGGACCCGCCCGCGCCCGCCGTCCGCCGCCTCCCCCGGCGCCGGGGCATCGAACTCGCCCTCATCGTCCTGGCCGTACTGCTGTCCGTGTACGGCTACTGCGCCGTCGGCCTCGCCCAGCACGGCACCCTCCCGCCCGGTGCCGCCGGCTACGGCGCCGGGCTCGGCGTGCTCGCGCTGCTGGCGCATCTGGCCGTACGCCTGCGGGCCCCGCACGCCGACCCGCTCCTCCTGCCCATCGGCGTGCTGCTCAACGGGCTCGGCCTGGTGCTCATCTACCGGCTCGACCTGGAGACCCCGGGCGACCGGGCGGCACCGGCGCAACTGGTCTGGTCGACTCTCGGCGTGACGCTGTTCATCCTGGTCGTCCTGCTGCTGCGCGACCACCGGGTGCTCCAGCGCTACACGTACGTCTGTGTCGTCGCCGCGCTCGTGCTGCTCACCCTGCCGATCCTGTTCCCGGCGGTGAACGGCGCCCGCATCTGGATCCGGATCGCCGGGTTCTCCATCCAGCCGGGCGAGTTCGCGAAAGTGCTGCTGGCGGTGTTCTTCGCCGCGTACCTGGCCGCGAACCGCAACGCCCTCGCCTACACCGGCCGCCGCATCTGGAAGCTCCGGCTCCCCACCGGCCGGGTCCTCGGCCCGATCGTCGCCGTCTGGCTGGTCAGCGTCGGAGTCCTGGTCCTGGAGCGGGACCTCGGCACCTCCCTGCTCTTCTTCGGCCTCTTCGTCGTCCTCCTCTACGTCGCCACCGGCCGCACCGGCTGGATCGCGGTCGGTCTGCTGCTGGCCGCGCTGGGGGCGGTCGCCGTCGGCCGGCTGGAGCCGCATGTGCACAGCAGGATCGAGACGTGGCTGCACCCGTTCGCTTCCATCGATGCGGGCGAGGGCCCGAACCAGCTCGCCCAGTCCCTGTTCGCCTTCGCGGAGGGCGGCATGCTCGGCACCGGCCTCGGACTCGGTCACTCGGTCCTCATCGGCTTCGCCGTGAAGTCGGACTTCATCCTGGCCACGGCCGGCGAGGAACTCGGCCTGGCGGGCCTGTCCGCGATCTTCCTCCTCTACGGCCTGCTGGTGGAGCGCGGCTACCGGGCCGCTCTCGCCGTGCGCGAGCCCTTCGGGCGACTGCTCGCCGTCGGCCTCGCCTCGCTCGTGGCGCTCCAGGTGTTCGTGATCGCGGGCGGGGTGACCGGCCTGATCCCGCTGACCGGCATGGCGATGCCGTTCCTCGCGCAGGGCGGCTCGTCGGTGGTGACCAACTGGGCGATCGTGGCGCTGCTGGTCCGGGTCAGCGACTCGGCACGCCGTCAGTACGACGGGCCGGGCACCCCGTGA
- a CDS encoding SH3 domain-containing protein: MSLRSRLSIATAAGLLAAAAAVTPAAAAHDDLDPSGGNGNHHGHHDPSGGNGNHHDPRLYRGVVTANTLALRSAPNRGSQIIRHAHKGDIVSIFCKTGGETVEGNPLWYLLTDGTWAWGAARYIDNIGPAPRWC, from the coding sequence GTGTCTCTGCGCTCCCGCCTCTCCATAGCAACCGCCGCCGGACTCCTCGCCGCCGCGGCCGCCGTCACGCCCGCCGCAGCCGCGCACGACGACTTGGACCCGAGCGGCGGCAACGGAAACCACCACGGCCACCACGACCCCAGCGGTGGCAACGGAAACCACCACGACCCGCGCCTCTACAGGGGCGTCGTCACGGCGAACACGCTGGCGCTGCGCAGCGCCCCGAACCGCGGCTCGCAGATCATCCGGCACGCCCACAAGGGCGACATCGTCAGCATCTTCTGCAAGACCGGCGGCGAGACCGTCGAGGGCAACCCCCTCTGGTACCTCCTCACGGACGGCACCTGGGCCTGGGGCGCGGCCCGCTACATCGACAACATCGGGCCCGCGCCACGCTGGTGCTGA
- a CDS encoding sensor histidine kinase, with product MRPTLPRWSGTLAAKAAAFITVMCCALAALLGVLVHVQVTNQTVGQARDQALQRLTQATERYEAGDSLKRGAGVDPPGLPRPLRNLAVAGDRGTMVAELQGRPTMWAAGPADGDRALAVAVDYSQQARTIAGLDRAILWSSGLAIGATLLVGAFAVTRVTRRLHTTALVARRISAGDLDARVNDPRTGPRTKAPARPQDEVAAVAAALDSMASSLQGKLLAEQRFTADVAHELRTPLTGLHAAAELLPPGRPTELVRDRVAALRTLTEDLLEISRLDTGRERLELDTELVGPLAERVVRGAGNDTQVRVVRDVAVETDRRRLERVLGNLVTNAHKHGRGPVVLTVDGPVVTVRDNGDGFPEYLLAHGPQRFRTEGGVKGHGLGLTIALGQAEVLGARLEFANAEDGGAVATLRLAAE from the coding sequence ATGAGACCCACGCTCCCCCGGTGGTCCGGGACGCTCGCCGCGAAGGCCGCCGCCTTCATCACCGTGATGTGCTGCGCGCTGGCCGCCCTGCTCGGCGTCCTGGTGCACGTACAGGTGACGAACCAGACCGTCGGCCAGGCCCGCGACCAGGCGTTGCAGCGGCTGACGCAGGCGACGGAGCGGTACGAGGCCGGGGACTCGCTCAAGCGTGGCGCCGGCGTGGATCCGCCGGGCCTGCCCCGGCCGCTGCGGAACCTGGCGGTCGCCGGGGACCGCGGCACGATGGTCGCCGAGCTCCAGGGGCGCCCCACGATGTGGGCGGCCGGGCCCGCCGACGGCGACCGGGCCCTGGCCGTGGCGGTCGACTACTCGCAGCAGGCCCGCACCATCGCGGGCCTGGACCGGGCGATCCTGTGGTCTTCGGGGCTGGCGATCGGGGCGACGCTGCTGGTCGGCGCGTTCGCGGTGACGCGGGTGACGCGGCGGCTGCACACCACGGCGCTGGTGGCCCGTCGGATCAGCGCGGGCGACCTGGACGCGCGGGTGAACGACCCGCGTACGGGCCCGCGTACGAAGGCCCCGGCGCGCCCGCAGGACGAGGTGGCCGCGGTCGCCGCCGCGCTGGACTCCATGGCGTCGTCCTTGCAGGGCAAGCTGCTCGCGGAGCAGCGGTTCACCGCGGATGTCGCGCATGAGCTGCGCACGCCGCTGACCGGGCTGCACGCGGCGGCCGAACTGCTGCCGCCCGGCCGCCCGACCGAGCTGGTGCGGGACCGGGTGGCGGCCCTGCGCACCCTCACCGAGGACCTGCTGGAGATCTCCCGGCTGGACACCGGCCGGGAGCGGCTGGAGCTGGACACCGAGTTGGTGGGGCCGTTGGCCGAGCGGGTGGTGCGGGGCGCGGGGAACGACACGCAGGTCAGGGTCGTACGGGATGTGGCCGTGGAGACGGACCGGCGGCGGCTGGAGCGGGTGCTGGGGAATCTCGTGACGAACGCGCACAAGCACGGGCGGGGGCCGGTCGTGCTGACGGTGGACGGGCCGGTGGTCACCGTTCGGGACAACGGGGACGGTTTTCCGGAGTATCTGCTGGCGCACGGGCCGCAGCGGTTCCGTACGGAAGGCGGGGTCAAGGGGCATGGGCTGGGGTTGACCATCGCGCTGGGGCAGGCCGAGGTGTTGGGGGCGCGGCTGGAGTTCGCCAACGCCGAGGACGGGGGAGCGGTGGCGACCCTGAGACTGGCGGCGGAGTGA
- a CDS encoding protein-tyrosine phosphatase family protein, whose protein sequence is MRTRRKPDVPAPESPWSEVVPGLWMGGHEYTGALGHPEFAVVRDEFDLVQTLLRLPGHGPDPDVRHHVWPIPDGPLDGTQLAGVIRLAEAACEALDEGRKILVRCYHGYNRSGLVVAHALIRRGSSADAAIRLIRDRRSPWALHNELFVEYLRAGLVTARLLEELTE, encoded by the coding sequence TTGCGTACCCGCAGGAAACCCGATGTGCCGGCTCCGGAGAGTCCCTGGAGCGAGGTCGTCCCCGGGTTGTGGATGGGCGGCCACGAGTACACCGGCGCCTTGGGCCATCCGGAGTTCGCCGTCGTACGGGACGAGTTCGACCTCGTGCAGACGCTGCTGCGGCTGCCGGGACACGGGCCCGATCCGGACGTCCGGCACCACGTCTGGCCCATCCCCGACGGGCCGCTCGACGGGACGCAGCTCGCCGGTGTGATCCGGCTGGCCGAGGCCGCGTGCGAGGCGCTGGACGAGGGCCGCAAGATCCTTGTCCGCTGTTACCACGGGTACAACCGCTCCGGCCTCGTCGTCGCGCACGCGCTGATACGGCGGGGAAGCTCCGCCGACGCGGCGATCCGGCTGATCCGGGACCGCCGTTCGCCCTGGGCGCTGCACAACGAGCTGTTCGTCGAATACCTGCGGGCCGGGCTGGTGACGGCCCGGCTGCTGGAGGAGCTCACCGAGTAG